DNA from Vibrio alfacsensis:
CGCCAGATATCTGCTTCGAGCAAATCAGCAAGATCCGAGCTAAGTACCCAGAGCTGCCTATTGGCCTATTGATGTACGCAAACCTTGTGTACTCACGCGGAATTGAAAACTTCTATGAACGATGTGCAAAAGCAGGCATCGATTCAGTACTGATTGCCGATGTACCGACCAATGAAAGTGCAGAGTTTGTCGCGGCAGCGGAGAAATTTGGCATTCACCAAATCTTTATCGCCCCACCAACAGCCAGTGACGAAACACTAAAGCAAGTATCTCAGCTAGGCGGTGGTTACACTTACCTGCTTTCTCGCGCAGGCGTAACAGGTGCAGAGACCAAAGCAAACATGCCTGTCGGTCATATGCTAGATAGGCTGAATCAATTCAATGCACCGCCAGCACTACTTGGCTTTGGTATTTCTGAACCCGCGCAAGTAAAAGAAGCACTTGAATCTGGTGCCGCCGGCGCAATCTCAGGATCAGCCGTAGTAAAAATCATTGAAGTTCACGTTGAACAGCCACAGGTTATGCTCGA
Protein-coding regions in this window:
- the trpA gene encoding tryptophan synthase subunit alpha, encoding MSRYEKMFARLNEKNQGAFVPFVTVCDPNAQQSYKIMETLVESGADALELGIPFSDPLADGPTIQGANIRALDSGATPDICFEQISKIRAKYPELPIGLLMYANLVYSRGIENFYERCAKAGIDSVLIADVPTNESAEFVAAAEKFGIHQIFIAPPTASDETLKQVSQLGGGYTYLLSRAGVTGAETKANMPVGHMLDRLNQFNAPPALLGFGISEPAQVKEALESGAAGAISGSAVVKIIEVHVEQPQVMLDKLKEFVVTMKAATQK